The Globicephala melas chromosome 13, mGloMel1.2, whole genome shotgun sequence genome includes a region encoding these proteins:
- the LOC132598361 gene encoding melanoma antigen preferentially expressed in tumors-like encodes MVLMWPMLLEQICLQYSLLSRFFRVGIRAPPKLLELAVQSLLRDEALAIAALEELPAELFPPLFSAAFAGMHSQAVKAMVQAWPFPCLPLGALMKEHKPHLETFQAAIDGLDVLLAQEVRPRRWKLQVLDLRRNAHQDFWTVCSGTRAGVCSLLEPEVARPVRKRRRVEGARAWSKQTSAPVEVLIDLCLKEGTPDASLSYLLKKVKQRRGSLRLCCQKLRVFSMPMQNIRKILKLVQLDSVQDLEVNCTWKLATLGRFAPHLGQMINLRRLLLSHIHMTPHAAPGMEERCVSQLTCQFSSLQHLQELYLDSISFLEGRLDQVLRCLKNPLETLSITKCLISEADLMHLSQWPSVSQLKDLSLSGVNLTGISSKPLWVLIEKASATLQDLDLDECGIMDSQFSALLPALSHCSQLTTFSFCGNPISMAVLESLLRHTVGLSKLSFVLYPAPLESYEDVHGTVHLGRLAHLHARLKQVLQELGLPSMVWFSGDPCPHCGDRTFYNPEPILCPCYMAA; translated from the exons ATGGTTTTGATGTGGCCCATGCTCCTCGAACAAATATGCTTGCag TACTCACTCTTGAGCAGATTCTTCAGGGTGGGCATCCGGGCCCCGCCGAAACTCCTGGAACTGGCCGTCCAGAGCCTGCTGAGGGATGAGGCCTTGGCCATCGCCGCTCTGGAGGAGCTGCCCGCTGAGCTCTTCCCACCCCTGTTCTCCGCGGCCTTTGCCGGGATGCACAGCCAGGCCGTGAAGGCGATGGTGCAGGCCTGGCCCTTCCCCTGCCTCCCGCTGGGGGCCCTGATGAAGGAGCACAAGCCTCACCTGGAGACCTTCCAAGCTGCAATCGACGGCCTGGACGTCCTGCTTGCCCAGGAGGTCCGCCCCAG GCGGTGGAAGCTGCAGGTGCTGGATTTGCGCCGGAACGCCCACCAGGACTTCTGGACCGTGTGTTCCGGCACCAGGGCTGGTGTGTGCTCACTGCTGGAGCCTGAGGTGGCCCGGCCCGTGAGGAAGAGGCGCCGGGTGGAAGGTGCAAGGGCGTGGTCGAAGCAGACCTCGGCCCCCGTGGAGGTGCTCATAGACCTGTGCCTCAAGGAGGGCACCCCCGATGCGTCCCTAAGCTACCTCCTGAAGAAGGTCAAGCAGAGGAGGGGCTCACTCCGCCTGTGCTGTCAGAAGCTGAGGGTCTTCTCCATGCCGATGCAGAACATCAGGAAGATCCTGAAGCTGGTGCAGCTCGACTCTGTCCAGGACCTGGAGGTGAACTGCACCTGGAAGCTGGCCACCCTGGGCAGGTTCGCGCCGCACCTGGGCCAGATGATCAACCTGCGCCGGCTGCTCCTCTCGCACATCCACATGACACCGCACGCCGCCCCCGGCATGGAGGAGCGTTGCGTCAGCCAGCTCACCTGCCAGTTTTCCAGCCTGCAGCACCTGCAGGAGCTCTACCTGGATTCCATCTCCTTCCTTGAGGGCCGCCTGGACCAGGTGCTCAG gTGTCTGAAGAACCCCCTGGAGACCTTGTCGATTACCAAGTGCCTGATTTCAGAGGCAGACCTGATGCATCTGTCGCAGTGGCCGAGCGTCAGCCAGCTGAAGGATCTGAGCCTTAGCGGGGTCAACCTGACCGGCATAAGCTCCAAGCCCCTCTGGGTCCTGATCGAGAAGGCCTCGGCCACCCTCCAGGACCTGGACCTGGACGAGTGTGGCATCATGGACTCCCAGTTCAGCGCCCTCCTGCCCGCCCTGAGCCACTGCTCCCAGCTCACCACCTTCAGCTTCTGCGGCAACCCCATCTCGATGGCTGTGCTGGAGAGCCTGCTGCGCCACACCGTGGGGCTGAGCAAGCTGAGCTTCGTGCTGTACCCCGCGCCCTTGGAGAGCTACGAGGACGTGCACGGCACCGTCCACCTGGGCCGCCTGGCGCACCTGCATGCTCGGCTCAAGCAGGTGCTGCAGGAGTTGGGGCTTCCCAGTATGGTCTGGTTCAGCGGCGACCCCTGTCCGCACTGTGGCGACAGGACCTTCTACAACCCAGAGCCCATCCTGTGCCCCTGTTACATGGCCGCCTAG